The DNA window AAAAACTTTTGCCCTCAGTTCGGCGATATTCACGGGTTTGGTAATGAAAGCGGCAATGTTGGATGTGCCCACGACAACGTCGTCCTGCATCAGGCGGTATGCTGAACAGATGATTATCGGTATGGTTTTGTTTCGCTCGCGGATGCGTTCGATCGCCTCCAAGCCATGCGTCCCCGGCATCTTGATATCGATGATCAGCAGGTCGAATTCCTGCATGGTCACAAGTTTTACGGCCTCGCGGCCGTCACTTGCCTCGGTCATTTCGTAATCGCCCTTCAGAATTTCGCGCAGCAACAACCTAATCGACGCTTCATCATCACAAACCAATATCTTCTTCATCTTGCACCTCGCTTTTTATTGCCGGGGCAAAACAGCCGGACCCTTCCGCAGCATGATATTGCAGGTGGTTCCTTCCCCGACTATGCTGGTGAATTCGATTTTACCGTTATGCTCATCAATGATCTTTTTCACGATGGCAAGCCCCAGACCCGTGCCCCGCTCTTTGGTTGTGTAGAAAGGTGTAAAAAGGCACTTCAGGTCCTGCTCGGCTATGCCCTGACCATTATCGCTCACCTTGATTATGGTCCATTCATCATTCTCCGCAATTTCGATCTCGACCTTGCCTTCTTTGCCGATCGCATCAAGGCTGTTTTGAAGAAGGTTCACGAAAACCCGGCGCAGCGACTCATACTCGCCCTGCACTACGGGTTTGGAGATTCCTTTAATGCGGATATCGGCGGCAAAATGCTTGACGATGCCCTCGATCAGACCCCTGACATCGACGTCCTTCATCTGCAGCTGCTTGGATCGAACGAATCCAAGGATGTCGTCGATTATATGGTTGATCCGGTCGGCTCCGTTGCGGATTTCACCGCTGTAAAGGTCGATGCTGGCGGGATCCCGGGTCGTGGCCAGCAGTTGGGCAAAACCAGCGATCGCGGTCAACGGGTTGCGGATCTCATGGGCTACCCAGCTTGCCATTTTGCCCAGGTAGCTCAACCGTTCCGATTGTTTCAGCTTTTCCTCAAGCGCTCGCACCTGGGAAAGATCTTTGAATACCACGACACAGCCCGTAACCGAACCCTCCGGCCTGTAGATCAGTGAAGTTGAAAATCCCAGCGGTATCGGATCGCCGCGGCGGTTGCAGATATCGATTTCGTCGCGGCCGATCGCCTTGCCGTCATGCAGCGATGGTTCGATTTTATCCCATAGCGGCTGCAGTTCTTGGACGTTTTTTATATTATACCCTTCGGTATCGTCTTTCTTCAAACCCAGCGCTCGTTCGGCTTCCGGATTTAGGGTGGTGATGACGCCGTCGCGCTTGATGACGATAATACCGCTCGGGACGCTGTTGATGATCCGTTCATGGTAAATTCTCAATTCGATTTCTTTGGCGATTTCTTTATCGATGATGTGTCTCAGTTCTATATTTTTCTTTTCCAGTTCATTTTTCTTCCTGGACTCCCGCCGGACGAATGAAACCCAGAAACTGCTGATAAAAGAAATGATGAACAAAAAGGGAATGCGGATGAGAAATTTAGCGTCAATCAGCGATATCCCGGGGTTTTCGCGGTACAGCAGCCAGCCGTAAAATATGCTGATAACGATGGCGATGACGAAACTGCCACCGATATTCTGTCCGATCGCCGAGATGAATATGACCAGAAAATAAACAAGATAAAAATCGGTCTGTATGCCTTCGGACAAGTATATCGCCAGCGTGATGATGAGGATATCGAACAGTAAAACAAAGAACGACGACACCGGCCGGTTGATGATCTTCGTCGGGATGAAATAGAAAATGACATTGGACGCGAAATATATCAGGGCAATGACATAGCCCGGCGAATCGATGCTCAGCCCCCGTTTCGAATAGGTCATGATCAAGATGGTCGCCAGGATGAGCACGAACCTTAAAAACAACATGATGCGTTTTGGAGAGCTGAATATCTGATGGTTCATCTCTTTTGCCGCGCTGTCGTCTTGCGTCATTTTACCCGGTCCTGGGGAAGTATATACGAATACCGAGTGAAGTCAATCATAACTTGACAACGGCCTCCGTATATATATAATTCAGACAGGAGATTGGACCTTAATAAAGGAGGATCCGTGAAATCCCGAATCGGTGAGATGCTGGTCAATCACGGTATTATCAGCGAAAATCAGCTGCAGCAGGCGCTCGACCTCCAGAAAGAGCAGAATAAACGGCTCGGCGAGATCCTCATCGATCTCGGTTTCATTAAAGCCAATGACCTGATGTGGATGCTCAGCGAACAGGCAGCGATACCGTTTGTCGATCTTCACCCTGAAATGCTCGATTCCCAATTGATCAACAGCTTTCCGGAAAAAATATTGTATGACAATTGTATCCTGCCCCTGTACGCAACGGATGACTCCATTTATATCGTGCTGGGCGACCCGGCAAATACCGCCGGTATCAATGCCATTATAGAATACACAAAAAAACAGATCGTCACTGCTGGCGCCGTACCGGGAAAAATTCTCGAATTGCTTGATAAATTCTATTTGTCACAGCAGACCGAGGCGATCATCGACGGCGAGTTCAAGGGCAAGATAAAAGTCCTGATCTGCGATAACAAGGCGACCGTTGAGTTCACCGATGAAAAGGGCGCCGTGGCAAAACGTAAATTGCCAGTCGAGGTGAAAATACACATCGGCAAGTTCAAGGATGAAATAGACGATGCGAGAGATTGACGGCCTGCTGAAGTACACAGTTGAAAACAAGGCCAGTGACCTGCATATAACCGCGGGTTCGCCGATCATGGTGAGGATCCATGGATCCATGATACCGGTGGACCCAAACTCCATAAGTCCATCAAAAGCGTATGAGCTGGTGCGTCCGGTTTTGAGCGACGAACAATTCGCCACTCTGGAAAGAGACAAAGAAATAGATTTTTCCCTGTACATCGAGAGCATCGGCCGCTTCAGAGTGAATATTTTTTACCAGCGCCATGGCATCGGCGCCGTTATGCGCGTGATACCCGAAAAGATCCCAAGCATGGATGATCTCGGTCTGCCCAAGGTCATCAAAGAGCTCATTGACCTGGAAAACGGCCTTATCCTGGTCACGGGACCAACCGGCAGCGGCAAATCAACCTCTCTGGCCGCGATGATCGACTATATTAATACCAACCGAGACGGACATATTATCACGATCGAGGATCCGATCGAATTTATGCATAGTTCCAAGAAATGTATAGTCAACCAGCGGGAAGTCGGAACGAGCACGCGATCCTTCAGTAACGCGCTGCGCAGCGCTTTGAGAGAAGACCCGGACTATATACTGGTGGGCGAAATGCGGGACCTGGAAACGATCGCCCTGGCTCTAACGGCCGCCGAGACCGGGCATCTGGTATTTGGAACACTTCATACTTCGAGCGCGCCCAAGACAATCACCAGGGTGATCGATGTGTTTCCGACCACGCAGCAGGACCAGATCCGGGTCATGCTGTCCGAGTCGATCCAGGGCGTGATCGCCCAGAAATTGTACCCGCTCAAGGACGGCCAGGGCCGGGTCGCGGCGTTCGAAATACTCATTGCCAACCAGGCCGTGAGGAATATCATTCGGGAGGAGAAGATCTTTCAGTTGGAATCGGTGATCCAAACCGGCCGGCAGCTGGGCATGCAGGTCATGGAACAGGCAAAGCGAAAGCTCGTGTCCGAAGGTAAAATATCACCCGAATTCCTTGAAGAACGGATGACCCTGTATTAAAAGTTAAAAGATCACGGCCATTTAAACACCAGCAAAAAATAAGTATTTCTACCTAGTTGTTTTCAAGTAGTCTATCTAATTTACTTGTCAAAACACACGCTTACAATAAAATTGTATGAAAAAAGAATTCATTCAATTTTCTTCGTATGCCGGGGAACATTTCCCGCCAGTGAATTATAAACTGCACAGAGACGCAACTATGTGTGATGAATGGACCCGTATTACGCCACGCACCGAGGAAAAAGCGGCAAGAATACGCCCGGCGGAACTGCTAATTTATCATGAGCGTTTGTCCAAGAGAATTTTTGATATCTTACTTGCAGGTTTCGGATTATTCATATCGTCATGGTTATGGGTGTTGATCATTACGGCAATAATCATTGAAGATGGATTTCCGGTTATTATCCGCCAGAAACGAATCGGCAAAGGCGGTGCCCTGTTTAATTCATTCAAATTCCGCTCAATGATCAAAGCGTCATTAAATGAAAAGGTGCAGGTTCAGGCCGCTGAAAATGACCACCGCGTCACGAGAGCCGGCAAAATTTTAAGAAAAACCGCCCTTGATGAACTGCCGCAATTGCTTAATATTCTGTTCGGTGAGATGAGTTTTGTCGGTCCCCGACCACTCTTACCATCAGAGTCGGAAATAAACGGAAATCCCCAAATTATAAATATCGCGTGCATTCCCGGCTATGATAAGAGAATTTTAATCCGTCCGGGATTGACCGGGATATCACAGGTTTTTGCTTCCCGGGATCTGCCCCGCCGGCATAAATTCAAATATGACATTTTATATATAAGAAAGGCAGGGATTGTTTACGATATAAGGTTAATTATTTCGTCTTTCCTTGTGACCTTCAAGGGCGCCTGGGAAAAGCGCTGTACGA is part of the bacterium genome and encodes:
- a CDS encoding response regulator, which translates into the protein MKKILVCDDEASIRLLLREILKGDYEMTEASDGREAVKLVTMQEFDLLIIDIKMPGTHGLEAIERIRERNKTIPIIICSAYRLMQDDVVVGTSNIAAFITKPVNIAELRAKVFELIGI
- a CDS encoding type IV pilus twitching motility protein PilT — protein: MREIDGLLKYTVENKASDLHITAGSPIMVRIHGSMIPVDPNSISPSKAYELVRPVLSDEQFATLERDKEIDFSLYIESIGRFRVNIFYQRHGIGAVMRVIPEKIPSMDDLGLPKVIKELIDLENGLILVTGPTGSGKSTSLAAMIDYINTNRDGHIITIEDPIEFMHSSKKCIVNQREVGTSTRSFSNALRSALREDPDYILVGEMRDLETIALALTAAETGHLVFGTLHTSSAPKTITRVIDVFPTTQQDQIRVMLSESIQGVIAQKLYPLKDGQGRVAAFEILIANQAVRNIIREEKIFQLESVIQTGRQLGMQVMEQAKRKLVSEGKISPEFLEERMTLY
- a CDS encoding sugar transferase → MKKEFIQFSSYAGEHFPPVNYKLHRDATMCDEWTRITPRTEEKAARIRPAELLIYHERLSKRIFDILLAGFGLFISSWLWVLIITAIIIEDGFPVIIRQKRIGKGGALFNSFKFRSMIKASLNEKVQVQAAENDHRVTRAGKILRKTALDELPQLLNILFGEMSFVGPRPLLPSESEINGNPQIINIACIPGYDKRILIRPGLTGISQVFASRDLPRRHKFKYDILYIRKAGIVYDIRLIISSFLVTFKGAWEKRCTKLRFLETRNNHDHYLTSN
- a CDS encoding ATP-binding protein, with amino-acid sequence MTQDDSAAKEMNHQIFSSPKRIMLFLRFVLILATILIMTYSKRGLSIDSPGYVIALIYFASNVIFYFIPTKIINRPVSSFFVLLFDILIITLAIYLSEGIQTDFYLVYFLVIFISAIGQNIGGSFVIAIVISIFYGWLLYRENPGISLIDAKFLIRIPFLFIISFISSFWVSFVRRESRKKNELEKKNIELRHIIDKEIAKEIELRIYHERIINSVPSGIIVIKRDGVITTLNPEAERALGLKKDDTEGYNIKNVQELQPLWDKIEPSLHDGKAIGRDEIDICNRRGDPIPLGFSTSLIYRPEGSVTGCVVVFKDLSQVRALEEKLKQSERLSYLGKMASWVAHEIRNPLTAIAGFAQLLATTRDPASIDLYSGEIRNGADRINHIIDDILGFVRSKQLQMKDVDVRGLIEGIVKHFAADIRIKGISKPVVQGEYESLRRVFVNLLQNSLDAIGKEGKVEIEIAENDEWTIIKVSDNGQGIAEQDLKCLFTPFYTTKERGTGLGLAIVKKIIDEHNGKIEFTSIVGEGTTCNIMLRKGPAVLPRQ